Proteins found in one Geomonas subterranea genomic segment:
- a CDS encoding 4Fe-4S binding protein, whose translation MAEKKVQQVRVAVQWGFLLFSLYLGVTFYRFVLHFRSGGATPFVERPDGVEAFLPISGLVSLKGWMSLGTINDVHPAALVVLLTVIAVSLLLKRSFCSWVCPVSTITEVCWKVGAKLFGKNFKMWLWLDWLLRPIKYLLLAFFLFSILVIMAPDSVSSFITGDYNKMADVKMLDFFVNLSGTPLAVIGVLLALSFLFKNPFCRFLCPYGALLGLVSRLSPVKVQRNQSACISCGGCTKACPSYIDVMHQERVCSEECVGCLRCVSACPKPEALQLKAKNGKVIPGMVYAALVVAVFIGGTLIGRATGHWHSSITKSDYQRLIAAPPVDHP comes from the coding sequence ATGGCGGAAAAAAAAGTGCAGCAGGTCAGGGTCGCAGTCCAGTGGGGCTTCCTTCTCTTCTCCCTTTATCTTGGGGTAACCTTCTACCGTTTCGTGCTCCATTTCAGAAGCGGCGGCGCCACCCCCTTCGTGGAGCGCCCCGACGGGGTCGAGGCTTTTCTTCCCATTTCGGGTCTGGTGAGTCTCAAGGGGTGGATGAGCCTCGGCACGATCAACGACGTCCACCCGGCGGCGCTTGTGGTGCTTTTGACCGTGATCGCCGTCTCGCTTTTGCTGAAGCGCTCCTTCTGTTCCTGGGTCTGCCCGGTCTCCACCATAACCGAGGTGTGCTGGAAGGTGGGGGCGAAGCTCTTCGGCAAGAACTTCAAAATGTGGCTCTGGCTGGACTGGCTCTTGCGTCCGATCAAGTACCTGCTGCTCGCCTTCTTCCTGTTCTCCATCCTGGTGATCATGGCACCTGACAGCGTCAGTTCCTTCATCACGGGGGACTATAACAAGATGGCCGACGTGAAGATGCTGGACTTTTTCGTGAACCTGTCCGGCACGCCGCTCGCCGTCATCGGCGTGCTGCTGGCCCTTTCCTTTTTGTTCAAGAACCCGTTTTGCCGTTTCCTCTGCCCGTACGGTGCGCTTCTCGGCCTGGTGTCGCGCCTGTCGCCGGTCAAGGTGCAGCGTAACCAAAGCGCCTGCATCTCCTGTGGCGGCTGCACCAAGGCCTGCCCGTCCTACATCGACGTGATGCATCAGGAGAGGGTCTGCTCCGAGGAATGCGTTGGCTGCCTGCGTTGCGTGAGCGCCTGCCCGAAGCCCGAGGCGCTGCAGCTGAAGGCGAAGAACGGCAAGGTGATACCGGGGATGGTCTATGCGGCCCTCGTGGTGGCGGTCTTCATCGGCGGTACCCTGATCGGCAGGGCCACCGGCCACTGGCACAGCTCCATCACGAAGAGCGATTACCAGCGCCTGATCGCCGCACCGCCGGTGGACCACCCGTAG
- the ttcA gene encoding tRNA 2-thiocytidine(32) synthetase TtcA — translation MALIEDALFTRIKNRVGKAIHDFNLISEGDRIAVAVSGGKDSYAMLHMLDTLRRRAPVRYELVAINIDSGYRGYRGDIIEEHLKEHGFTYHMEKTDHYDIISEKRRPNSSYCSICARLKRGTLYTLAQQYGCNKLALGHHMDDFIETLLLNQFFVGSLKAMAPSMLADNGVTTVIRPLVYVPEKEIIPFSRNNRFPVVCCCCPVCGTADLQRKKMKELLETLERDNPLVKKSLLKALSNVHPRHLLDKGLTRIPS, via the coding sequence GTGGCGCTTATTGAGGACGCGCTCTTCACGCGCATCAAGAACAGGGTCGGCAAGGCGATCCACGACTTCAACCTGATTTCTGAGGGTGACCGCATCGCCGTCGCGGTCTCGGGCGGCAAGGACTCCTACGCCATGCTGCACATGCTGGACACGCTGCGCCGGCGCGCCCCGGTGCGTTACGAGCTGGTGGCCATCAACATCGACTCCGGCTACCGCGGCTACCGCGGCGACATCATCGAGGAGCACCTGAAGGAGCACGGCTTCACCTACCACATGGAGAAGACCGATCACTACGACATCATCTCGGAGAAGCGCCGTCCTAACTCCTCCTACTGCTCCATCTGCGCCAGGCTCAAGCGCGGCACGCTCTATACCCTGGCGCAGCAGTACGGATGCAACAAGCTGGCGCTTGGTCACCACATGGACGACTTCATCGAGACGCTGCTTTTGAACCAGTTCTTCGTCGGTTCGCTGAAGGCGATGGCCCCGAGCATGCTGGCCGACAACGGTGTCACCACGGTGATCAGGCCGCTCGTCTACGTCCCGGAGAAGGAGATAATTCCGTTTTCCCGCAACAACCGCTTCCCGGTGGTCTGCTGCTGTTGCCCGGTCTGCGGAACGGCGGACTTGCAGCGCAAGAAGATGAAGGAGTTGCTGGAAACCTTGGAGCGCGACAACCCCTTGGTGAAGAAGAGCCTTTTGAAGGCCTTGTCCAACGTGCACCCGCGCCACTTGCTGGACAAGGGGTTGACCAGGATCCCTTCCTGA
- a CDS encoding NAD(P)/FAD-dependent oxidoreductase, which produces MKTKDMLEKGAILQRDRETYAIAPHIPGGFTDTATLRKICDVADKYQLELKLTSAQRIAMFGVKEEEIDAVWADLAQAPGAAIGLCVRSIKICPGTQWCKRAVLDSASLGLKLDKIYHAMELPNKMKMGVSGCLLACSESGVKDIGIVGHNKGWRILVGGNSGPRPRLAELLVDNIQTEEEVLEIVAKVVEVYKNDPQQGRLGRLIEEKGIEAFREAVLGTPDAAVGK; this is translated from the coding sequence ATGAAGACCAAGGACATGCTTGAAAAAGGCGCCATCCTGCAGCGCGACCGTGAGACCTATGCCATCGCCCCGCACATCCCGGGCGGCTTTACCGACACCGCCACGCTGAGAAAGATCTGCGACGTCGCCGACAAGTACCAGCTGGAGCTGAAGCTCACCTCGGCCCAGAGGATCGCCATGTTCGGCGTCAAGGAAGAAGAGATCGACGCGGTCTGGGCCGATCTTGCCCAGGCGCCCGGCGCCGCCATCGGCCTGTGCGTCAGGAGCATCAAGATCTGCCCGGGCACCCAGTGGTGCAAGAGGGCGGTTCTCGATTCCGCCTCGCTGGGGCTCAAGCTGGACAAGATCTACCACGCCATGGAGCTCCCCAACAAGATGAAGATGGGGGTTTCCGGCTGTCTCCTCGCCTGCTCCGAGTCCGGCGTCAAGGACATCGGCATCGTCGGTCATAACAAGGGGTGGCGCATCCTGGTGGGGGGCAACTCCGGACCGAGGCCGCGCCTGGCGGAGCTCCTGGTCGACAACATCCAGACCGAGGAAGAGGTGCTCGAGATCGTGGCCAAGGTTGTGGAAGTCTACAAGAACGACCCGCAGCAGGGGCGTCTGGGGAGGCTGATCGAGGAGAAGGGTATCGAGGCTTTCAGGGAGGCCGTACTCGGCACTCCGGATGCCGCGGTCGGGAAGTGA
- a CDS encoding bifunctional homocysteine S-methyltransferase/methylenetetrahydrofolate reductase produces MKKFLERIAHGVLIGDGAIGTMLYAKGVAPEANFEHLNLVRPELVLELHREYLDAGAQVIETNTFGANCAKLSAIGLGGKVAEINRRGAQLARSAADGKDVYVAGSMGPLGRGKSELSPEQIAECFRVQASALAEGGVDLLILETFSELDELLTALAAAKETGLPVVANLAFGEGGRLPGGTSAESAALRLAEAGADVIGANCGAGPLELLATVKRISTVCAVPIAAYPNSGFPEYIDGRYIYRTTPEYFADRAEELVAAGASLVGGCCGTTPEHIRAMAARLQATSLPPRERVPEGGGRALPRSESIAGGEALTPSPSPGGRGELHASFLDRWGTEPVITVELDPPKGLDCARVLAGSRALKEAGAHAINLAENPLARVRMGNLALASLIRREVGIEVIAHVTCRDRNLIGTQSELMGASLLGVSSILAVTGDPASLGDEAGASSVFDLNSFTLIKLLSDLNGGVNALGNPIGSGTGFTIGAAFNPNTQNMEVQVRRLVKKVANGAQFAQTQPIYDIARFHDMMEQTAHLDIPVLPGVLPLVSGRNAEFLHNEVPGIVIPEEIRKRMAGKSGEEGVAEGLAIAKEFIEAASAKAGGFYLIPPFGKYEIAVELVRFIRNKEEHRGHGGPQGTQRKGL; encoded by the coding sequence ATGAAGAAGTTCCTGGAGCGGATCGCGCACGGGGTGCTGATCGGCGACGGCGCCATCGGCACCATGCTCTACGCCAAGGGGGTGGCGCCGGAGGCGAACTTCGAGCACTTGAACCTGGTGCGTCCGGAGCTGGTGCTGGAACTGCACCGCGAGTACCTGGACGCCGGGGCGCAGGTGATCGAGACCAACACCTTCGGCGCCAACTGCGCCAAGCTCTCCGCCATAGGGCTGGGAGGGAAGGTCGCCGAGATCAACCGCAGGGGCGCCCAGCTCGCCCGGAGCGCCGCCGACGGGAAGGACGTGTACGTTGCCGGCTCCATGGGCCCCCTGGGGCGCGGCAAGAGCGAACTGTCACCGGAGCAGATCGCCGAATGTTTCCGGGTGCAAGCCTCGGCGCTGGCCGAAGGCGGGGTGGACCTCCTGATCCTGGAGACCTTCTCGGAGCTCGATGAACTGTTGACCGCACTCGCGGCGGCCAAGGAGACGGGACTCCCCGTGGTCGCCAACCTCGCCTTCGGCGAAGGGGGACGGCTGCCGGGTGGGACGTCAGCCGAAAGCGCCGCTCTCCGGCTGGCCGAGGCCGGGGCCGATGTCATCGGCGCCAACTGCGGCGCAGGTCCGCTGGAACTGCTGGCCACGGTAAAGCGGATCTCCACCGTCTGTGCGGTACCGATTGCCGCCTATCCCAACAGCGGTTTTCCAGAGTACATCGACGGGCGCTACATCTACCGTACCACCCCCGAGTATTTCGCCGACCGCGCCGAGGAACTGGTCGCCGCCGGAGCGTCTCTCGTGGGCGGCTGCTGTGGCACCACCCCCGAGCACATCCGGGCGATGGCGGCGAGGCTGCAAGCCACTTCCCTCCCCCCCCGGGAGAGGGTGCCCGAAGGGGGGGGGAGGGCGCTGCCACGTAGCGAAAGTATTGCCGGGGGCGAGGCCCTCACCCCCAGCCCCTCTCCCGGAGGGAGAGGGGAGCTCCATGCCAGCTTCCTGGACCGCTGGGGCACGGAACCGGTGATCACCGTGGAGCTCGATCCGCCCAAGGGGCTCGACTGCGCCAGGGTGCTGGCCGGAAGCCGTGCCCTCAAGGAGGCGGGAGCCCACGCCATCAACCTGGCCGAGAACCCGCTGGCCCGCGTGCGCATGGGGAACCTGGCGCTTGCTTCCTTGATCCGCCGGGAGGTGGGGATCGAGGTGATCGCGCACGTCACCTGTCGCGACCGCAACCTCATCGGGACGCAGTCCGAACTGATGGGGGCGAGCCTCTTGGGCGTCAGTTCCATACTGGCTGTCACCGGCGATCCGGCGAGCCTGGGGGACGAGGCGGGAGCGTCCTCCGTGTTCGACCTCAACTCCTTCACGCTGATCAAGCTCTTGAGCGACCTGAACGGCGGGGTGAACGCCTTGGGGAACCCCATCGGCTCCGGCACCGGTTTCACCATAGGCGCGGCCTTCAACCCCAACACCCAGAACATGGAGGTGCAGGTGCGGCGGCTGGTGAAGAAGGTCGCCAACGGCGCCCAGTTCGCCCAGACCCAGCCCATCTACGACATCGCTCGTTTTCACGACATGATGGAGCAGACCGCGCACCTGGATATCCCGGTTCTCCCCGGCGTGCTGCCGCTCGTCTCCGGAAGGAACGCGGAGTTCCTTCACAACGAGGTCCCCGGTATCGTGATCCCCGAGGAGATCCGCAAACGCATGGCCGGCAAGAGTGGCGAAGAAGGTGTGGCCGAAGGTCTCGCCATCGCGAAGGAATTCATCGAGGCCGCGAGCGCCAAGGCCGGCGGTTTCTACCTGATCCCCCCGTTCGGCAAGTACGAGATCGCGGTGGAGCTGGTTAGGTTCATAAGAAACAAGGAGGAACACAGAGGACACGGAGGTCCACAGGGGACACAGAGAAAGGGACTATAG
- a CDS encoding putative manganese-dependent inorganic diphosphatase, with product MDKQIFVIGHRNPDTDSIASALAYAHLKRALGDERVTAAMAGNLNPQTTWLLGRLGIEAPLYLADVHPKVRDVIHRTPVTVAADAPLLTALEQFHHNSIRVLPVLDAAGVPKGIIPLRKIAERSLVTGADSLRLVSASLASLAACLCGSFLSGGADAAVESLHLFVGAMAEESFVDRISGFDPATLVVVTGDRSSIQKASIERGVRLLVVTGGLSVAEDVVRLAASRGVALLSTPLDTAATVSRCRLATPALALAEPAFESVSVGEPLGRLRDKLLHSGESAVLALEEDGSLAGVATKSSLFAPLPYALILVDHNELSQSVPGAEDLEILEVIDHHKLGNPPTTNPIPFITAPVGSTCTIVASLYEEHEVEPPAQIAALLLAGILSDTVILKSPTTTPRDRATVSRLSALAGLDWEAFGAEIFAASGALSGYGSPERVVGSDFKLFSQGELTFGVGQVEVFGFAEFNEMKKELQQALAARREKEGLELAGLMVTDISSESTMFLMEGGQAFTRFMGYPQPEPHVFEMKGVMSRKKQLVPHLIKVLGGR from the coding sequence ATGGACAAGCAGATTTTCGTTATCGGCCACAGAAACCCCGACACCGACTCGATCGCCTCGGCCCTCGCCTATGCCCACCTGAAGCGGGCGCTGGGGGACGAGCGGGTCACCGCCGCCATGGCCGGGAACCTGAATCCCCAGACCACCTGGCTTTTGGGGCGGCTCGGCATCGAGGCGCCGCTGTACCTGGCCGACGTGCACCCCAAGGTGCGCGACGTGATCCACCGCACCCCGGTCACCGTGGCCGCCGATGCGCCGCTTCTGACCGCCCTGGAACAGTTCCACCACAACTCCATCAGGGTCCTCCCGGTGCTCGACGCCGCCGGCGTCCCCAAGGGGATCATCCCGCTCAGAAAGATCGCCGAGCGCTCGCTGGTGACCGGCGCGGACTCGCTGCGGCTGGTCTCCGCCTCGCTCGCCTCGCTGGCAGCCTGCCTCTGCGGGAGCTTTCTTTCCGGCGGCGCCGATGCCGCCGTCGAGAGCCTGCACCTCTTCGTCGGCGCCATGGCCGAGGAGTCCTTCGTCGACAGGATCTCCGGCTTCGATCCCGCCACCCTGGTGGTGGTGACCGGCGACCGCAGCTCGATCCAGAAGGCCTCCATCGAGCGCGGCGTGCGCCTTTTGGTGGTGACCGGCGGCCTTTCCGTGGCCGAGGACGTGGTGCGGCTCGCGGCTTCCCGCGGCGTCGCCCTCCTCTCCACGCCGCTCGACACCGCGGCCACCGTTTCCCGGTGCCGCCTGGCCACCCCAGCCCTGGCCCTGGCCGAACCGGCCTTCGAGAGCGTATCGGTGGGGGAGCCGCTGGGACGGCTGCGGGACAAGCTGCTGCACTCGGGCGAAAGCGCCGTGCTGGCGCTCGAGGAGGACGGCTCCCTGGCCGGCGTCGCCACCAAGTCCTCGCTCTTCGCGCCGCTTCCCTATGCCCTGATCCTGGTGGACCATAACGAGCTCTCCCAGTCGGTGCCGGGCGCCGAGGACCTGGAGATCCTCGAGGTGATCGACCACCACAAATTGGGGAATCCGCCCACCACCAACCCGATTCCTTTCATCACCGCTCCGGTCGGAAGCACCTGCACCATCGTGGCCTCGCTCTACGAGGAACACGAGGTGGAGCCCCCCGCGCAGATCGCGGCGCTCCTCCTGGCCGGCATCCTGTCCGACACGGTGATCCTGAAGTCCCCGACCACCACGCCCAGGGACCGCGCCACCGTGTCGCGTCTTTCGGCCCTCGCGGGACTCGACTGGGAGGCCTTCGGCGCCGAGATCTTCGCCGCCTCGGGCGCGCTCTCCGGCTACGGGAGCCCCGAGCGCGTGGTCGGCTCCGACTTCAAGCTCTTCAGCCAGGGGGAGTTGACCTTCGGCGTCGGCCAGGTCGAGGTGTTCGGCTTCGCCGAGTTCAACGAGATGAAGAAGGAGCTGCAACAGGCCCTCGCGGCGCGACGCGAAAAGGAGGGGCTGGAGCTTGCCGGCCTCATGGTCACCGACATCTCCAGCGAGAGCACCATGTTCCTCATGGAAGGGGGGCAGGCCTTCACCCGCTTCATGGGGTACCCGCAGCCCGAGCCGCACGTATTCGAGATGAAGGGAGTCATGTCCCGCAAGAAGCAGCTGGTGCCGCACCTGATCAAGGTGCTGGGAGGTCGTTAG
- a CDS encoding DedA family protein, translating into MHAAVQWLVETIGAMGYPGIFLLMALESSVFPIPSELVMPPAGYLAQQGQMNMLVAIVCGTLGSLIGAYANYFAAHYLGRPLLLKYGKYVFITEEKFAKVERFFKDHGEISTFIGRLLPVVRHLISLPAGLAGMNHVKFSLYTLLGAGIWVTVLTFIGYFIGSNQELIMRYSHQALIGVVIVSALIIAVYVRLQRRNGAQFPE; encoded by the coding sequence ATGCATGCAGCGGTACAGTGGCTGGTCGAAACCATAGGAGCCATGGGCTACCCGGGGATCTTTCTCCTGATGGCCCTGGAGAGCTCCGTCTTCCCCATCCCCAGCGAACTGGTGATGCCGCCGGCCGGATACCTGGCCCAGCAGGGTCAGATGAACATGCTCGTGGCCATCGTCTGCGGCACCCTGGGGAGCCTGATCGGCGCCTACGCCAACTACTTCGCGGCCCACTACCTCGGCCGTCCGCTGCTTCTCAAGTACGGCAAGTACGTCTTCATCACGGAGGAGAAGTTCGCCAAGGTGGAGCGCTTCTTCAAGGACCACGGCGAGATCTCCACCTTCATCGGGAGGCTTCTACCGGTGGTGCGGCACCTGATCTCGCTGCCCGCCGGCCTGGCCGGGATGAACCACGTCAAGTTCTCCCTCTACACCCTGCTCGGCGCGGGGATCTGGGTCACCGTGCTCACCTTCATCGGCTACTTCATAGGGAGCAACCAGGAGCTGATCATGCGCTACTCGCACCAGGCGCTCATCGGCGTGGTCATCGTCAGCGCGCTGATCATTGCCGTCTACGTCCGGCTGCAGCGCAGAAACGGCGCGCAGTTCCCCGAATAA
- the fsa gene encoding fructose-6-phosphate aldolase, giving the protein MKFFIDTADVKEIREANELGLVDGVTTNPSLIAKSGRRFEEVIKEITGIVDGPISAEVISLEHDGMIAEATELAKIHPNIVIKLPMTPEGLKATKTLYKQGIKTNVTLIFTPMQALLAAKAGATYVSPFVGRLDDISQDGMGIIEEIRTIFDNYGMDAQIIVASIRNPVHVLNSALIGADVCTIPYSVMLQLAKHPLTDAGIKKFLEDWEKVPK; this is encoded by the coding sequence ATGAAGTTTTTTATCGACACAGCGGACGTTAAAGAGATTCGGGAGGCCAACGAACTGGGACTGGTGGACGGCGTCACCACCAACCCCTCCCTGATCGCCAAGAGCGGCCGGCGTTTTGAGGAAGTGATCAAGGAGATCACCGGGATCGTGGACGGCCCCATCTCCGCGGAGGTCATCTCCCTCGAGCATGACGGCATGATCGCCGAGGCGACCGAACTGGCCAAGATCCACCCGAACATCGTCATCAAGCTCCCGATGACCCCGGAAGGGCTCAAGGCGACCAAGACCCTGTACAAGCAGGGGATCAAGACCAACGTCACGCTGATCTTCACCCCGATGCAGGCCCTGCTCGCCGCCAAGGCCGGCGCCACCTACGTCTCCCCGTTCGTCGGCCGCCTGGACGACATCTCCCAGGACGGCATGGGGATCATCGAAGAGATCAGGACCATCTTCGACAACTACGGCATGGACGCCCAGATCATCGTGGCCAGCATCAGGAACCCGGTGCACGTGCTGAACTCGGCTCTCATCGGCGCCGACGTCTGCACCATCCCGTACTCGGTCATGCTGCAGCTCGCCAAGCACCCGCTCACCGATGCGGGGATCAAGAAGTTCCTGGAAGACTGGGAGAAGGTTCCCAAGTAG
- a CDS encoding YHS domain-containing protein, producing the protein MKFLIWALLAYLVYRMFAGKSAEKIVKKEPAAAETFQDPVCGVYIAEADAVVGRLEGKRYHFCSMECLRKFEEMQQRQ; encoded by the coding sequence TTGAAGTTTCTGATCTGGGCACTGCTGGCGTACCTCGTGTACCGCATGTTCGCCGGCAAGTCTGCCGAAAAGATAGTGAAAAAAGAGCCCGCCGCAGCGGAGACCTTCCAGGATCCGGTCTGCGGCGTGTACATAGCCGAGGCCGACGCGGTGGTCGGCAGGCTGGAGGGGAAGCGGTATCACTTCTGCTCCATGGAGTGCCTGAGAAAATTCGAAGAGATGCAACAGAGGCAATAA
- the folK gene encoding 2-amino-4-hydroxy-6-hydroxymethyldihydropteridine diphosphokinase — protein MEQCAYIGLGSNIGDRELKLLMAIAELGKLPQTRVTAVSPFYETEPVGGVPQDNFYNAVVRLNTEMAPLELLDRLKRLETEVFRRVPSERWGARSMDLDILLYGELVSDSEELTIPHPRLAERRFALQPLSDIAPDLVHPILGKRIIELLTELTSPGKVVRI, from the coding sequence GTGGAACAGTGCGCGTACATAGGGCTGGGGAGCAACATCGGCGATCGTGAGCTGAAGCTCCTGATGGCGATAGCGGAGCTGGGCAAGCTGCCGCAAACCAGGGTGACTGCCGTATCCCCCTTCTACGAGACCGAACCGGTCGGCGGGGTGCCCCAGGACAACTTTTACAACGCCGTGGTGCGCCTCAACACGGAAATGGCGCCGCTGGAACTCCTGGACCGGCTGAAGAGGCTGGAGACCGAAGTGTTCCGCCGGGTGCCGTCGGAGCGCTGGGGCGCCCGCAGCATGGACCTCGACATCCTCCTCTACGGTGAGCTGGTTTCCGACAGCGAAGAGCTCACCATCCCGCACCCGCGCCTGGCGGAGCGTCGTTTCGCCCTCCAGCCGCTGTCCGACATCGCACCCGACCTGGTGCACCCGATCCTGGGTAAACGCATCATAGAACTGCTGACCGAGCTGACCTCACCCGGGAAGGTGGTCAGGATCTAG
- a CDS encoding tetratricopeptide repeat protein — MNGQELTQLETRELVHLGKEELEAGHYSSAQRYLHAALERQRTPEHLSLYAVALAQTAGNVQKAVALCQEAIKREPRNCNHFLRLGTVYLLAGRKREAIRTLNLGLRVGKNPAITKLLQTLGHRERPVLPFLSRGNPLNKYLGKMRSSLFKK; from the coding sequence GTGAACGGTCAGGAACTTACCCAGTTGGAAACAAGGGAGCTGGTGCATCTCGGGAAAGAGGAACTGGAGGCAGGGCACTACTCGTCGGCCCAGCGCTACCTGCACGCCGCCCTGGAGCGGCAGCGCACCCCGGAACACCTTTCCCTGTATGCGGTGGCGCTGGCCCAGACCGCCGGCAACGTGCAGAAGGCGGTGGCCCTGTGCCAGGAAGCCATCAAGAGGGAGCCCCGCAACTGCAATCATTTCCTGCGCCTGGGCACGGTGTACCTCCTTGCCGGTAGGAAGAGGGAGGCGATCAGGACGCTCAACCTGGGGCTCAGGGTGGGTAAAAATCCCGCCATCACCAAGCTGCTGCAAACGCTTGGGCACAGGGAGCGCCCCGTGCTCCCCTTCCTGTCCAGAGGGAACCCACTGAACAAGTACCTGGGCAAGATGCGAAGCAGCCTGTTCAAGAAGTAG
- a CDS encoding secondary thiamine-phosphate synthase enzyme YjbQ: MIQYLTLKSRERTELIDITARVEALVAASMVGSGCCDVFVLHTTAGITVNEGADPAVKRDIANCLDQLVPDAHYFTHAEGNSAAHVKSTLVGTSQRLLIDRGKLLLGTWQALYFCEFDGPRDRKVAVRISAD, translated from the coding sequence ATGATCCAGTACCTGACACTGAAAAGCAGGGAGAGAACCGAGCTGATCGACATCACCGCCAGGGTCGAGGCACTGGTTGCGGCCAGCATGGTGGGGAGCGGCTGCTGCGACGTCTTCGTCCTGCATACGACGGCGGGTATCACGGTGAACGAGGGGGCGGACCCGGCGGTGAAGCGGGACATCGCTAACTGCCTGGACCAGCTGGTGCCGGACGCGCACTACTTCACCCATGCCGAGGGAAACTCGGCCGCCCACGTGAAGTCGACCCTGGTGGGGACCAGCCAGCGGCTCTTGATCGACCGGGGCAAGCTCCTCCTGGGCACCTGGCAGGCGCTCTACTTCTGCGAGTTCGACGGGCCGAGGGATAGGAAGGTGGCGGTGAGGATCAGCGCGGACTAG
- the thiL gene encoding thiamine-phosphate kinase, whose product MRLAELGEFGLIDRIKANVAASPSVLLGIGDDAAALSPTPGEVTLITSDMLLEGVHFDLSFCDPHTLGRKSLSVNLSDVAAMGARPRHFLLGVALPKDVPLEFMDGFMAGMLEQAQRFGATLVGGDTCASRAGIAISVTALGEQRPELVLKRSGANPGDLICVTGTVGDAAAGLKQLFAGAREGFLVERQLDPTPRVEAGVGLAEAGVVTAMIDVSDGVLQDLGHICEMSGVGARLELARLPLSDAYRAECGGDPFALALSGGEDYELLFCIPAGKEAEVAALCAQVDLAVSVIGEVKAGSGIELIAPDGSLYTPPRRGFDHFAPSSPR is encoded by the coding sequence TTGAGACTAGCCGAACTGGGCGAATTCGGCCTGATAGACAGGATCAAGGCAAACGTCGCCGCGTCCCCCTCGGTGCTTCTCGGCATCGGGGATGACGCGGCGGCGCTGTCTCCCACCCCCGGAGAGGTCACCCTGATCACCTCCGACATGCTGCTGGAGGGGGTCCACTTCGACCTCTCCTTCTGCGACCCGCACACCCTGGGCAGAAAATCCCTTTCCGTCAACCTCTCCGATGTCGCCGCCATGGGTGCGCGGCCACGCCACTTCCTGCTCGGCGTGGCGCTCCCCAAGGATGTCCCGCTCGAGTTCATGGACGGCTTCATGGCCGGGATGCTGGAGCAGGCGCAGCGTTTCGGCGCGACCCTCGTCGGGGGGGATACCTGCGCCTCCAGGGCCGGAATCGCCATCTCGGTGACCGCGCTGGGGGAGCAGCGCCCGGAGCTGGTGCTGAAGAGAAGCGGCGCGAACCCCGGGGATCTCATCTGCGTGACCGGGACGGTCGGGGATGCGGCGGCAGGGCTGAAGCAGCTCTTTGCCGGGGCGCGGGAAGGTTTCCTGGTGGAGCGGCAGTTGGACCCGACCCCGAGGGTGGAGGCGGGGGTGGGCCTGGCCGAGGCGGGTGTGGTTACGGCCATGATCGACGTGAGCGACGGTGTGCTGCAGGATCTCGGGCACATCTGCGAGATGTCGGGAGTGGGGGCGCGCCTGGAACTGGCCCGGCTGCCGCTGTCGGACGCCTACCGCGCCGAGTGCGGCGGGGACCCCTTTGCGCTGGCGCTCTCCGGCGGTGAGGACTACGAACTCCTTTTCTGCATACCTGCCGGCAAGGAGGCCGAGGTGGCGGCGCTCTGCGCGCAGGTAGACCTTGCGGTATCCGTCATCGGGGAGGTCAAAGCGGGAAGCGGGATAGAGCTCATCGCCCCGGACGGCTCCCTCTACACGCCGCCGCGGCGCGGCTTCGACCACTTCGCGCCGTCTAGTCCGCGCTGA